The Planctomycetia bacterium region GGGGTTGGGAAGTGGAGTTGGAATGGATGGGGCGGCGTGGCGCGGCGCGGCGGCAGCGGGTGATGCTGCGCGCGACTTATCCGGGTTTCGGCGGGGTGCGTTGGTGGTGGGAGTGCGGCGGCGTGCCGCGGCCGCGTTGGGAGCGACTCGATGGCGGGTTGTGTTTGCGGCGGACCGGGACGTTGTATTTGCGAGAACGGCGGTGGGCTTGCCGCGCGTGTCATGGATTGACGTATCAATCTTGCCGGGACTCGGGGAAACGGCATTGGGTTTGGTAGGGGCGCGGCATGCGGGATGGCGATGCGTTTAGTTTAGTTGCCCGCGCCGCCAAATTGAACGGCGTTTCGTGAATGCCAGGGTTGCGGCGGCGATGGCGAGGAGGGGGGCGGCGGTTGGTTCCGGGACGGATTGTGCGCCGAGGCTGTTGCCGAAGTTATTGCGAACGGCATTCAGGTCGTTGATGTCGACGTCCAGGTCGCCGTCGGTATCGCCCAGGCCTGAGCCGCCGAAGTTGTTGCGGACGTTGTTGAGGTCGGTGATGTTGACGAGGAAATCTCCGTCGCTGTCCCCCAGCAGTGAAGCCTGTAACAATCGCACTACGCCATCCGTGTAGAGGGCTGACAGGTCCCAGGTCGTGCGGGGCGGGACGAGAATGCTTTCGAACGCATCGCCTGCCGTGAGACGATCGTTCCAATTGAACAAATGAAACGAGGCGCCGATCATGGACGGGAGATCAATTCCGCGGTCAAAGGCGAGGGAAAGATTTCCGTCGAGGTTCGGCGTTACATTGGGGGCCACGTTGATCGGGCCGTCCCAATCGTGATCCTGTAGCCAGAACTCGAGCGTCGCGTCCGGGGCGAGCGCCATCGCCTGCAGCACGGTCACGCCGACCATGTGGTCTCGAACGATCAGTTCCTCGCCGCTTTGGAGTTGCATTCCTTGGAGATCGCCATTGGGGCGAAGCACATTTCGTTGCGTGTGGGCACTGTTGATATTGGCATTGGTCGCGCCGCGAAAATCGGCAAAGCTAATGTCCGTGCGGCTGAATTCGGCATTGGCTAGCTTGGCGTCGAGAAACACAGCGCCCACGAGCGAGGAATCCGTGAACCGCGCGCCAATGGCGCTTTGTCCGGTGAAGTCCCAGCTGTCGAGGTTGTTCTGTTTTAATTGATCGCGTCGATGTTCTTGGCGCGATAACTCGCCGTGGAATAGATCTGCGACGCCGTCAGGCCGCGAGCGGTCGTCGCCGTAAAGTCAACCTCACGGATCTCGCTGTTCTCGAAATCGACGCCGACGAGTCGGGCGGACGGAAATGCAGCATTGCGGAGATTGGCATCGCGAAACGTGGCGGCCTCTAGATTCGCGTTATCAAACAATGCTCCCGAGGCGTTTACGCCGGAGAAGTTCGCATTCACGACGTGGGCGGAACGGAAATCGGCGCGATCCATTTTTGACTGGCTGAAATCCGCGCCACCGAGCTGCGATTCGGCGAAGGCAGTGGCATTCAGCGTGATTCCAGCGAAGTCGGCGGCGCTCAAGTCCAGCTCGGCGAGGCGGGTTCGGCTCAGGTCCTTGGCTCGATAGCTAGCGGTGGAATACAGTTGCGTCAGCGTGAAATCCACCGCGTCGTCAAACCATGCGCCACCAATCTGGGCATCGGTCAGATCTGCCCCGGTCAAGAGGACGTCGTTCAAGCGGGCGCCCGTGAGTATCGCGCCGCGCAGATTCGTTCCGACCAGTGTCGTCTGGCGAAAGCCGCTGAAGTTGGAAGTAAAATGGGCGTTGGTGAAGTCGGCGGTTGAGAAGTCTGCGCCGTTCAGGATTGCGCCGAACAGCTCCGCCTCACGGAGGCTCGCCTGCTGGAAGTTCGCGTTCGACAGGTCGGCGTAACGAAAATCCCCGCTCGCGAAATTGGCAGCAACCGCGTGGCTCTCGGTTAGATTCGCCGAATCGAATTTCACTCGTTCCGCCTGCACGTCATCGAAATTCGCCCGAGTGAGGTTCGACGCGATGAACACGACATTTGTCAACGTCGATCCTGCGAAGGTCGCATCGACGTAGCCGCCGCGTAACTCCGAGTCGGCGAGAGAAAGCCCGGCCAGGTTCCAAGTGGTATGCTCGCCTCCCATCAGCAAGCGTCCCAGATCTTTGTTCACATAGCTCGCGGTCGAGTAGAATTGCTCGGCCGTCATATTGAGAGGCACTTTCATATTCTTGATGATGGCGCCGGAGAAGTTGGCGCCAGCGACGTTCGTTTCGAGGATTTCAGCGCCGGTGAGGTCAGCATCCTGAAAATTCACATTGGACAAGTTCGCGTAGTTGCCGGTGACTGGAGATAGCGTTGCCCCCGTAAAGTCAGCGCCGCTCAAATCGGCGTTGTAGAATGCGGCCGGGCCGATCTGCGCGCCGCGGAAATTGGCGTTACGGGCGCGAAGCGACTGCATGTCCACGTCATTCAGCACAGTGCCTTCGAGATTGGCATCGTCAAGAATCGCGCCGACTAGTTTCACGTCGTTGAGGCTTGCTCCGTGTAGGTCGGCCGACGACAAGTCGGCGCTCCGCAGGTCAGCGCCGTCCAGATCTTGATGTGAAAAATCCCAGCCGATCATTTCGTTTCCGGCGAGATTCATTTCAGTGAGGTCGAGTGATTTGTAGTTCGCCGTCGAATACAGTTGGGCGGCGGTAAACCCGCGCGTGGTCGCGTGCGCGAGGCTCATTCCCGCAATATTGGCGTCGGTGAAATCGACATTGGTGAGAATTGCCTGCGCCAGATTCGCGCCGCGCAGGTCAAAGCCGGCGAAGTTCCAGTCGGTCAAGTCGTGACCCGTGAGGTTGATGGCGCCGAGCGCCTTGTTCTTAAAGCTCGACGTGGAACTTAACTGCGCGAAGGTGAGATTGGTGTACGTGAAGTTGCCGCCAGCGACGACCGCGTCGCTAAAATCAGCATTGGTCAAATCGGCCGAGGTGAAATTGCCGTCAGTCAGGTCAGCACCGTGCAAATTTGTGCGTAGCATGAGGGCATTGATGAAGTTCGATGATGGCAAGCCGGCATTCTGAAGCACAGCGTCTGTCAAGTCGGCAACTTGGAATCGCATCGCGCCTTGCGCGCCGGTGAAGTTTGCGCCGGCAAGGTTCGACACATAGAATGTTGCGAAATGCAT contains the following coding sequences:
- a CDS encoding pentapeptide repeat-containing protein yields the protein MGARFTDSSLVGAVFLDAKLANAEFSRTDISFADFRGATNANINSAHTQRNVLRPNGDLQGMQLQSGEELIVRDHMVGVTVLQAMALAPDATLEFWLQDHDWDGPINVAPNVTPNLDGNLSLAFDRGIDLPSMIGASFHLFNWNDRLTAGDAFESILVPPRTTWDLSALYTDGVVRLLQASLLGDSDGDFLVNITDLNNVRNNFGGSGLGDTDGDLDVDINDLNAVRNNFGNSLGAQSVPEPTAAPLLAIAAATLAFTKRRSIWRRGQLN
- a CDS encoding pentapeptide repeat-containing protein, whose product is LNDLDFTQGYFINLGMTDAQLMRTNLTRADFSYSGVFRTNFDGANMTDATLYQTQARFARFSGVNFTNADLREANFADSDLRASNFTNADLRVANLARARLDVSDFTGTDLTDAIITGATFIDESGGGVSAEQFYSTASYKNKELGNVWLDFKNMAGWDFSGQPMHFATFYVSNLAGANFTGAQGAMRFQVADLTDAVLQNAGLPSSNFINALMLRTNLHGADLTDGNFTSADLTNADFSDAVVAGGNFTYTNLTFAQLSSTSSFKNKALGAINLTGHDLTDWNFAGFDLRGANLAQAILTNVDFTDANIAGMSLAHATTRGFTAAQLYSTANYKSLDLTEMNLAGNEMIGWDFSHQDLDGADLRSADLSSADLHGASLNDVKLVGAILDDANLEGTVLNDVDMQSLRARNANFRGAQIGPAAFYNADLSGADFTGATLSPVTGNYANLSNVNFQDADLTGAEILETNVAGANFSGAIIKNMKVPLNMTAEQFYSTASYVNKDLGRLLMGGEHTTWNLAGLSLADSELRGGYVDATFAGSTLTNVVFIASNLTRANFDDVQAERVKFDSANLTESHAVAANFASGDFRYADLSNANFQQASLREAELFGAILNGADFSTADFTNAHFTSNFSGFRQTTLVGTNLRGAILTGARLNDVLLTGADLTDAQIGGAWFDDAVDFTLTQLYSTASYRAKDLSRTRLAELDLSAADFAGITLNATAFAESQLGGADFSQSKMDRADFRSAHVVNANFSGVNASGALFDNANLEAATFRDANLRNAAFPSARLVGVDFENSEIREVDFTATTARGLTASQIYSTASYRAKNIDAIN